The following are from one region of the Dreissena polymorpha isolate Duluth1 chromosome 2, UMN_Dpol_1.0, whole genome shotgun sequence genome:
- the LOC127866097 gene encoding uncharacterized protein LOC127866097 isoform X5, with protein MPEVGRKRLPCEHDHDDDFQPPAPSFEDILTAAIADVGTLRYFTRPARRSRLQKQKPGPKPKVVRLKFYLLPDGCELPKFSKQDAAIERHQAIGYGFPPAYYHDGKGKAHPFSVDLAEADFKENIRSLYARLTGKDFSLFTNTQSRNLVAAPFSPTYFKTLKYQGTVVIKIQDHPQENTDNEQLVALPAVIRPVVLRPAPAAIQPVVTTPAPTVQPTMTTSHATPVQQQIVSHPQPVTHPTSTPQSSTLPQTTTTPQPAAWIPTGTPVIDINPRHRLIMEQEFDFAVSLAADQDREAARQTARVRRNLARTERQRLRDQRKEEQKTMQTNAVEEIANSRHNTAPEDMLSVILVLPDQQELNRTFSKDTLSETLHLYIEGVTDVVMAKLVYCGQVIPRRRETLSALGITGNCRIIIEEADFEDSSDERESEEEQSPEPKQLLHITDISDLERRQSRVFDSLLPAVDITVDRDNIVDDVLTLYRSKPDIIHHRLNVTFEGEEAALDVDGLTREMFSCFFLAMFLKMFSGRTHKLPMVDTRTLFNDTLVIVGKIISHAYVLCNYLPPALSPVVYVLASSGCCSDDLILSSFMSYIPETDQQLVNSLLLYKTIYC; from the exons atgcccgaggtcggaagaaaaagattgccatgtg AACACGACCATGATGATGACTTCCAGCCACCAGCACCAAGCTTTGAAGATATTCTCACTGCTGCCATTGCAGATGTTGGTACATTACGCTACTTCACCCGGCCTGCCAGAAGATCAAGACTTCAAAAACAGAAACCTGGACCCAAACCAAAAGTAGTCAG gTTGAAGTTTTACCTTTTGCCAGATGGTTGTGAGCTGCCAAAGTTCTCCAAGCAAGATGCAGCTATAGAGAGACACCAAGCAATTGGCTATG GTTTTCCGCCTGCATACTACCACGATGGCAAAGGAAAAGCACATCCGTTTTCAGTAGACCTAGCAGAAGCAGACTTCAAAGAGAACATCCGTTCTCTTTATGCCAGACTTACTGGAAAAGACTTCAGCCTGTTCACCAACACCCAGAGTCGTAACCTTGTAGCTGCCCCATTTAGCCCTACATATTTTAAGACACTAAAGTACCAGGGAACAGTTGTTATCAAGATACAG GATCACCCGCAAGAGAATACAGATAAtgag CAACTAGTCGCTCTGCCAGCTG TTATAAGACCAGTTGTGTTGAGACCTGCACCAGCTGCTATACAACCAGTTGTGACAACACCTGCACCAACAGTACAACCAACCATGACAACTTCACATGCAACACCTGTGCAACAACAGATAGTTTCTCATCCTCAGCCAGTAACACACCCTACATCAACTCCACAGAGTTCTACACTCCCACAGACTACAACAACTCCACAACCAGCTGCATGGATCCCAACGGGCACTCCAGTT ATTGACATCAATCCAAGGCATCGACTCATCATGGAGCAGGAGTTTGACTTTGCAGTATCCCTCGCAGCTGATCAGGACAGG gaAGCTGCACGCCAGACAGCTAGGGTACGTCGCAACCTTGCACGAACAGAACGCCAAAGGTTACGAGACCAACGTAAAGAGGAGCAGAAAACG ATGCAGACAAATGCTGTAGAGGAGATAGCCAATTCCAGACATAACACAGCACCAGAAGACATGCTATCAGTAATTTTGGTTCTACCAGATCAACAAGAGCTTAACAGGACATTCTCCAAGGACACGTTATCAGAG ACTCTTCATTTGTATATTGAGGGAGTAACAGATGTGGTTATGGCTAAACTTGTATACTGTGGTCAAGTTATCCCAAGACGACGAGAGACCTTATCTGCTTTGGGCATCACAGGGAACTGTCGCATCATCATTGAAGAAGCAGACTTTGag GATTCATCTGATGAAAGAGAGTCTGAAGAAGAGCAATCTCCAGAACCAAAGCAGTTACTTCACATTACAG ATATTTCAGACCTGGAGAGACGTCAGTCTAGAGTCTTTGACAGCCTATTACCAGCAGTTGACATCACAGTAGACAGAGACAACATAGTTGATGATGTTCTGACCCTCTACAGAAGCAAACCAGACATTATCCACCACAGGCTTAATGTAACATTCGAAGGGGAAGAAGCAGCTTTAGACGTTGATGGCTTGACTAGGGAGATGTTTTCCTGCTTTTTCCTAGCCATGTTTCTAAAGATGTTTTCTGGCCGTACACACAAGCTTCCGATGGTTGATACACGGACTTTGTTTAATGACACTTTGGTAATTGTTGGCAAAATCATCAGCCATGCTTATGTTTTGTGTAATTATTTACCGCCAGCTCTATCACCAGTTGTTTATGTATTGGCAAGTTCGGGGTGCTGTTCTGACGATCTGATACTGTCCTCGTTTATGTCCTACATTCCAGAAACAGACCAACAGTTAGTAAACTCCCTTCTTTTATATAAGACAATCTATTGTTGA
- the LOC127866097 gene encoding uncharacterized protein LOC127866097 isoform X1, translating into MPEVGRKRLPCEHDHDDDFQPPAPSFEDILTAAIADVGTLRYFTRPARRSRLQKQKPGPKPKVVRLKFYLLPDGCELPKFSKQDAAIERHQAIGYGFPPAYYHDGKGKAHPFSVDLAEADFKENIRSLYARLTGKDFSLFTNTQSRNLVAAPFSPTYFKTLKYQGTVVIKIQDHPQENTDNEQLVALPAENSTTHPVSHVIPTPAVIRPVVLRPAPAAIQPVVTTPAPTVQPTMTTSHATPVQQQIVSHPQPVTHPTSTPQSSTLPQTTTTPQPAAWIPTGTPVIDINPRHRLIMEQEFDFAVSLAADQDREAARQTARVRRNLARTERQRLRDQRKEEQKTMQTNAVEEIANSRHNTAPEDMLSVILVLPDQQELNRTFSKDTLSETLHLYIEGVTDVVMAKLVYCGQVIPRRRETLSALGITGNCRIIIEEADFEDSSDERESEEEQSPEPKQLLHITDISDLERRQSRVFDSLLPAVDITVDRDNIVDDVLTLYRSKPDIIHHRLNVTFEGEEAALDVDGLTREMFSCFFLAMFLKMFSGRTHKLPMVDTRTLFNDTLVIVGKIISHAYVLCNYLPPALSPVVYVLASSGCCSDDLILSSFMSYIPETDQQLVNSLLLYKTIYC; encoded by the exons atgcccgaggtcggaagaaaaagattgccatgtg AACACGACCATGATGATGACTTCCAGCCACCAGCACCAAGCTTTGAAGATATTCTCACTGCTGCCATTGCAGATGTTGGTACATTACGCTACTTCACCCGGCCTGCCAGAAGATCAAGACTTCAAAAACAGAAACCTGGACCCAAACCAAAAGTAGTCAG gTTGAAGTTTTACCTTTTGCCAGATGGTTGTGAGCTGCCAAAGTTCTCCAAGCAAGATGCAGCTATAGAGAGACACCAAGCAATTGGCTATG GTTTTCCGCCTGCATACTACCACGATGGCAAAGGAAAAGCACATCCGTTTTCAGTAGACCTAGCAGAAGCAGACTTCAAAGAGAACATCCGTTCTCTTTATGCCAGACTTACTGGAAAAGACTTCAGCCTGTTCACCAACACCCAGAGTCGTAACCTTGTAGCTGCCCCATTTAGCCCTACATATTTTAAGACACTAAAGTACCAGGGAACAGTTGTTATCAAGATACAG GATCACCCGCAAGAGAATACAGATAAtgag CAACTAGTCGCTCTGCCAGCTGAAAATTCAACAACCCATCCAGTGTCCCATGTCATTCCAACACCAGCTGTTATAAGACCAGTTGTGTTGAGACCTGCACCAGCTGCTATACAACCAGTTGTGACAACACCTGCACCAACAGTACAACCAACCATGACAACTTCACATGCAACACCTGTGCAACAACAGATAGTTTCTCATCCTCAGCCAGTAACACACCCTACATCAACTCCACAGAGTTCTACACTCCCACAGACTACAACAACTCCACAACCAGCTGCATGGATCCCAACGGGCACTCCAGTT ATTGACATCAATCCAAGGCATCGACTCATCATGGAGCAGGAGTTTGACTTTGCAGTATCCCTCGCAGCTGATCAGGACAGG gaAGCTGCACGCCAGACAGCTAGGGTACGTCGCAACCTTGCACGAACAGAACGCCAAAGGTTACGAGACCAACGTAAAGAGGAGCAGAAAACG ATGCAGACAAATGCTGTAGAGGAGATAGCCAATTCCAGACATAACACAGCACCAGAAGACATGCTATCAGTAATTTTGGTTCTACCAGATCAACAAGAGCTTAACAGGACATTCTCCAAGGACACGTTATCAGAG ACTCTTCATTTGTATATTGAGGGAGTAACAGATGTGGTTATGGCTAAACTTGTATACTGTGGTCAAGTTATCCCAAGACGACGAGAGACCTTATCTGCTTTGGGCATCACAGGGAACTGTCGCATCATCATTGAAGAAGCAGACTTTGag GATTCATCTGATGAAAGAGAGTCTGAAGAAGAGCAATCTCCAGAACCAAAGCAGTTACTTCACATTACAG ATATTTCAGACCTGGAGAGACGTCAGTCTAGAGTCTTTGACAGCCTATTACCAGCAGTTGACATCACAGTAGACAGAGACAACATAGTTGATGATGTTCTGACCCTCTACAGAAGCAAACCAGACATTATCCACCACAGGCTTAATGTAACATTCGAAGGGGAAGAAGCAGCTTTAGACGTTGATGGCTTGACTAGGGAGATGTTTTCCTGCTTTTTCCTAGCCATGTTTCTAAAGATGTTTTCTGGCCGTACACACAAGCTTCCGATGGTTGATACACGGACTTTGTTTAATGACACTTTGGTAATTGTTGGCAAAATCATCAGCCATGCTTATGTTTTGTGTAATTATTTACCGCCAGCTCTATCACCAGTTGTTTATGTATTGGCAAGTTCGGGGTGCTGTTCTGACGATCTGATACTGTCCTCGTTTATGTCCTACATTCCAGAAACAGACCAACAGTTAGTAAACTCCCTTCTTTTATATAAGACAATCTATTGTTGA